In Scleropages formosus chromosome 10, fSclFor1.1, whole genome shotgun sequence, a single genomic region encodes these proteins:
- the LOC108942088 gene encoding calcium and integrin-binding family member 2-like has protein sequence MDYTNNPDVKLPLALIINMPELKENPFRNRIVESFSEDGLGNISFNDFVDMFSVLSETAPRELKAIYAFKIYDFNTDNFICKEDLEKTLNKLTREELTPEEVNLVCEKAIEEADMDGDNKLCFTDFENMISRAPDFLSTFHIRI, from the exons ATGGATTACACTAACAATCCTGATGTTAAGCTTCCCTTAGCACTCATCATCAACATGCCGGAGCTGAAG GAAAACCCTTTCAGAAATAGAATTGTGGAATCATTTTCTGAGGATGGTTTGGGGAACATCAGTTTTAATGATTTTGTAGACATGTTCTCAGTACTCAGCGAAACAGCTCCAAGAGAACTGAAGGCCATTTATGCCTTCAAAATATATG ATTTCAACACGGATAATTTCATCTGTAAGGAGGACCTGGAGAAAACACTGAATAAGCTGACAAGAGAGGAGCTCACGCCAGAGGAAGTGAATCTTGTTTGTGAGAAAGCCATTGAGGAGGCTGACATGGATGGGGATAACAAACTTTGTTTCACTGACTTTGAAAACATGATCTCCAGAGCTCCTGACTTCTTAAG CACCTTCCATATACGAATCTGA